The Cryptosporangium minutisporangium genome segment CGCGCTCGCCAACGCCGCCTCCATCGCGGGTCTGCTGCTCACGACCGAGAGCCTGGTCGTCGAGAAGCCGGCCGAGGAGGAGTCCGCTGGTCACTCGCACGGCCACGGACACGGCCACAGCCACAGCCACGGCCCGGGCTTCTGACCCGACGTGCTGAAGGCCGGTGGGGCTCTGCCCCGCCGGCCTTCTTCATGTCTACGCCGTCCGGCGAACCACCGCAGGACGGGGGTTGTGCCTGGTGACCGCGCCGGCCGCCCCGGAAGTGCACACGCCCGGGTGGCGAACCAACGGCCGGCAATCGTCCGCGAGGTGCACACCGCCCGAGGTCAGACCGCCTGCGCCACCTGCGGAGCGTGCTCCTCGACCGGTGGCTGCAAGGCGTCGCCACGTCCGGTCCCCAGCAGCTGGTTCCGCTCGGCCTCGCTGAGCCCACCCCAGACCCCGTACGGCTCCCGCACCGCCAGCGCGTGCTGGCGGCACGGCTCCACGACCGGGCACGCCGCACAGATCGCTTTCGCCGCCGACTCGCGCCGCGCTCGGGAGGGGCCGCGCTCGTTGTCGGGGTGGAAAAACAGTGCGCTGTCCAGCCCGCGACACGAGCCATGGAGCTGCCAGTCCCATAGCTCGGTGGTCGGCCCGGGTAGGCGGCGGACGTCAGCCATGGGTCCTCCAAAAGCAAGTGCGC includes the following:
- a CDS encoding WhiB family transcriptional regulator produces the protein MADVRRLPGPTTELWDWQLHGSCRGLDSALFFHPDNERGPSRARRESAAKAICAACPVVEPCRQHALAVREPYGVWGGLSEAERNQLLGTGRGDALQPPVEEHAPQVAQAV